The Diceros bicornis minor isolate mBicDic1 chromosome 14, mDicBic1.mat.cur, whole genome shotgun sequence genome segment cagctcccctGCACATTAGCTTCGCtcccttgggcaaatcacttaactaaCCCTTGCCCCTCTGTATCTCCAAATGAGCAGTGGGAGCAGCAATTCCAGTTCTGGAAGAGTCAGTGAAGTATTGGATGGGATGTCAGTCACTTCTTGTCACACTTCTGCTCAAAACCCACCAATGACTTCCCATGTCACTCAAAGAGAAGGTTCTTGAAAGACTGCCAGAACCCGGCCTCATCTGCTTTCTCTCCCTGTCTCACTGCTTTAGCCATCCCTGCCTGCTTGTTGCTCCTTCAGTGCCAGGCACATTTCCGCCCCGGGGTCTTTGCACTGCATTGCCCTCTGCCTAGCACGCCCTTCCCCAAGACATATGGACAGCTCTCttgccctctccttccctctttgctccaatgtcaccttctcagtgaggtcttctctgaccaccctattCACACTGCACCCTCAGCCCCCCTCTTCTGGCTTTCCCCCCGTATTACTCATCATCAAATGTGGTGACAATTTACTAACATATTATGTTCATTGTCTGTCTCATTGTCCCATTGAAACACAATCTCCAGGAGGGCCAGTATTTTGACTGTTTTTTgcactttttttccctccccaaagccctggtacatagttgtatattttagttgtgggtccttctacttcttctatgtgagccgccaccacagcacggctactgacagacgagggGTGTAGTTCCACGCCCcagaaccaaacccgggctgccaaagcggagcgtgccaaactttaaccactaggccatcagggctcgcTCTTTTtcgctttgttttttttgttttgtagggtttttttttgtttttggggggtttttttggggtttttttggtgagaaagattagccctgagttaacatctgatgccaatcctcctctttttgctgaggaagattggtcctgggctaacatctgtgccaatcttcctctactttatatgtgggactctgccacagcatggcttgatgagcagtgcataggtccatgccagggatctgaacctttgaacctgggccgctgaagcagagcatgcaaacttaaccactacaccaccacgcCGGGCCCTTTTGTGCTTTGTTTTTACTGCTGTCTCCCAGCTCCTAGCACTGGGGTGCTCGTGAATGTTAgctttcccctccccactcccggtctgttctttgttttgaagtcagacagcTGGGAGGGCCCTTCAGAGCTGCATATTCCCCAGGTTGGTTATGCTCTGTGCTAGAAACTGAGAGGAGGGGAGGTGCAGGACGGGTGCCCCTAAGAGAGAAGTACGCAGGGCGTCCTGGCCAGCTGCAGACTCTCGGGAGCAGGGCTGGTGACTCGGTCCAAGGAAGGAGGGATGTGAGCAGCTGGGACCAGGCGTGCTCAGCGTCTCTCTAGGGCCcaggttgttcaggtccccttcTTTCTACACACCGCATTCCATTCTGCAGTCCATAATCTGTTCCAGAAGCTCTCAGTGAGGTGGAAAGCTGGGTTCTTGGTAGATTCGGGGTCTTTAGAAAGCAGGAGTTGCTCATGCTAATTTCTCCCTGCCAAACTTTCACCCAAACTTCCTCACAGAGAAGGTCTCCAGGCCCCTGGCCCTGATCCAcgacttcctctctctccctcaccttcCCTGTCTGTCTTCTGGCCTGAAAAGTTCAGCACAGGTGGTGGTGGTTAAAGTGGATACCACTCATTAAGTGCCTGCTATAGGCCCAGCACTGTGATAAGACCTTTACATGTATCTACGTGAAttctcttatttaatcctcacaatggctttatgaggtaagtgctgacattatgcccattttatagatgatgacactgaggctcagcaagGTTAATTAgtgtgtccaaggtcacacatctggtaagtggtagagctgggatttgaaccccggcCTTTCTGGCCTTGTACCAGTCAAGGCCCCTGTAAGAGACAGATGGTGCACTCCAAGGGGGTAACGGAAGAGAGGTTAGTAAAGGGATTTATACAAGAGTGCGAGCAGGGCAGAGAAGGGTGGAGCAAATGGAGAATATTCAGTATAGGCTCCTGAGGCTGTGCCAGGGACAGGCAGAGGCCCCTCCCTAGAAGGAAAAGGGTCACTCCCAGGACAGCTCAGGAGACTGGAGACATTGCTGCTCCCTCCCTTGGTGTTCAGGAGGAAAGGCATGAAACTGGCCGCTCACTCTGTTGGgtgcccacccctacccctaccctggGCACACGGAGGTTGGCAAGCCTGGTCTTGCCCTCCTCACCTTTGCCTCACCTTTGCCTCTCCCTTCTTCCAGGTACCAGCTCACTAGTCAATGGCAACCTTCGATTGTACAGCTCTGTGGGTGACCTGAGGCCTGGGCACTATGGCCAGGACCCACTCATCCCCCCGCctcccccaggcccagccccggGGCCACCCCCAGATGCTTTGCAACCTCGAGGGGAgtccccaccaccacctccaccttccatggctcccccaccacctccccttctgctggaacccccacccctgcccagcaTGGCCCCACCTCCGCCCCTGGTATTGGGGGCCCTATCCCCCCCCTCCACACCCACCCCCCCTGACTTCAttccccctgccccacccttgGCCTTtctagccccacccccaccccctttgccAGCCCCGGCACCCCCAGCTCTAGTGTCTCCTCACACAGGGACTCGCCTCTTTCCCCCTGGGGGTGTCACCAAGTGGAAATCAGAGGTAGCACTGAGTGGCAGGCAGCCAGAACCCCCCAGAGCCAGCCCCCCCAGGAGCCCTACTGAACCAGACGGGTGTCCCCTGGGACCTAAACCAGACTCCCACCTCACCTTCCCCCGTGCGTTCAAGgtgcctcccccaaccccagtcaGGACTTCATCCATCCCGGTTCAGGAAGGACAAGGGGCTCCTCCAGAGGAAGAAGGGGCCGCCAGGAAGGCCCCCAGTCGACTCCCACTGCCTCCCAGCTTCCACATCCGCTCTGCATCCCAGGTCTACCCAGACAAGGCCCCTGAGCCAGATCACCCTGGGGAGCTCAGGGCTGCAGCACCAGCCAGCCCGAGGCTGGGCCAGTCCCAGTCCTGGCCAAATGAACAAGCGGAGACTCtaccctcaccccctcccctgccccctcccgcacccccactccctcccccagcACCCCCCCTTCCCCCGGCTGCCCCTCCTTTGCCTTCTGCTGAGAAGGCAGCCCCTCCACCTGCTGGGTTTATGAAAAGCCCTAAATCCAGCTCTCCTGCTCCCAAACCCAAACCCACACCCCTGAGCCCAGAGGACACAGCCTCTTCAGTGCCTGTGGACTGGCGGGATCCCAGCCAGATGGAGAAGCTGCGGAGCGAGCTAGCAGCCTATTTCTGTGGCTCCAGGAGAGAGGACCGACTCGTCAGTCACAGGCCAGGCCCAACAGTGGCTTCTCAGGGAAAGGAGGGCAAGAAGGGCCCCAGCCTGCCAGAAAAGGAGGCTCCCCCAAGCCTGCCAGAGAAGGAGATCCCCCCAAGTGTTCCTGAGAAGAGTCCCCGCAGCCTGCCAGAGAAGGCCACCACCAGCCTGACCCTCCCCCCTGTGGACTACATCCCCCAGGACGCTCCAACTCCCAGTGTCCGGCAGATCCGGAATGAGCTGGAGGCTCGGCTTTCCTCATCAGCAGAGAAGGAAGCCAAGCCCAGCATAGGGTCTCTGCCTCCCAAACCTCGGCTAGAAGGGGGAAGACTCTTTGAAAACAGGGCCAATAATGGCAGATTCTCCAAGCCTGTGGCCAAGAACCTGTCACCTCTATCCACCACCCCTCTGCCAACCACACCACTCCAGTCCAAGGCCATGcctgggccagccacaccacccaAGGCTACACCTGGACCAGCCACACCACCCAAGGCCATGCCTGGACCAGCCACACCACCCAAGGCCACACCGGGACCAGCCACACCACCCAAGGCCACACCTAGACCAGCCACACCACCCAAGGCCATGCCTGGACCAACTACACCTGGACCAGCCACACCACCCAAGGCCACACCTGGACCAGCCACACCACCCAAGGCCATGCCTGGACCAACTACATCTGGACCAGCCACACCACCCAAGGCCACACGTGGACCAGCCACACCACCCAAGGCCATGCCTGGACCAACTACACCTGGACCAGCCACACCACCCAAGGCCACTCCTGGACCAACTACCCCTGGACCAGCCACACCACCCAAGGCCACACCTGGACCATCTACCCCTGGACCAGCCACACCACCCAAGGCCACACCTGGACTAAGTACACCTGGGCCAGCCATACCACTCAACGCCACACCTGGACCAGCCACACCTGGACCAGCCACACCACCCAAATCCACACCTGGACCAACTACACCTGCGCTAGCCACACCACTCAAGGCCACACCTGGACCAGCCACACTATCCAAGTTCACAGCTGGATCGGCCACACCTGGGCCAGCTACACCACCTAAGGCCATGGCTGGGCCTGCCATACCATCTGCAGTCCCAACTCTGCCCACCACATCCTGCCAGTTGATAGCAGAGAAGAACCTAGTCCCAGCTGGGCAGTGGGAGAAGCGAGAACCTCAAGAATGTGCAgtgccctcccagccagaggcagaCAGGCGCCCCTCAGAGGCCAGTAACCCTCCCACAGGGGGAGCCCTCTCATCTCCAGCCCTCCCACCAAAGATATCCCCTGGCCAAGAAGAGGTGACATTGCCCTACAAGCCCCACCGTGGCCAGAACAGCCCCAGCAGGGAGGCTGCCATGGTGATGCCTACAATGGCCAGAGGAGAGGCTGCAGGGTCGGGGGAGCCTGTCGGGGTGAAGGAGCCCCAGGGGCTCCCAGCCAAACCCCCAGCCTCAGCCCAGCCTGCTGACGAACTCCTCAGGCATCCGGTGACTGGGGAGGTGGTGGAGCGGGGTTCCCCGATGGCCCTGCTCCTTGcagccaggcagagggcacagaaggggaggtctggagGGGCTGCCCTGAGTCGGTCCTCCCTGCCAGGGAGTATCCGTGGCCACAGCAGCCAGCCGGAGGCAAACTCTGACAGCATCTTCTCTGAGGGCCGGCCCAACTCCTTCACTGTTGTCCCCAAGTTACCCAAGGAGGCTGAGAAGGACCCTCAGTTGGCCTGGTCAACACAGCCCACGGTACCCAATCAGTGGAAGCCCCAGTCCCGCAGAGACCCAGAGGGCACAGAGCCAAGCCATGGGCACAGATGGACCAAGGCGGAGCCCCAGGCCCCTGTGGCCTGGGAAAGAGCAGCGCCCTCCAACCTCCCCCAGGGCCGCCTGCTGCCCAAGTCCTTCTcgtcccctccttctcctccctccaagagggaggaggaggagaaggagttcAGCTTTGAGGTCATCCCACCGCCGCCAGAGTTCAGCAATGACCCTGAGCCCCCGACCCCGGCCCTCCAGTATCTGGGGCGCCGGGGATCCCCTCCCCGGAACAACTTCTCAGACTTGCGGCAGCCCCTGGACGCGGGCCCCGTGGCCTCTGCCCCTTGCGGCTTCTCGCGCTTCCCAGCGGATGCGCGCTACTCCGGGGCCGGGGGCCCGGAGCGCTCGTCGGGCGGGGGCCGTTCTCTCATCAAGAAGCGCCTGTACGTTGGGGAGTCCCACTGCAGCCCCGGGCTGCCCCGCGGCGGCACGGGCCGCAGCCTCAGCTCCCCCAACTGCTTCGGGCCGCAGCCTGGAGGGCCCTTCAGAGCGCCCGGAGGCCCGGAGGTGCGGCGCGTGGGCTCGGCGGGCCGCGCGCCCCCCGGCGGCCTGCATGCGCGGAAGCCGTGCCTGGAGGGCGCGGCCCGCGGAGAGGCCAAGTACAAGGGGCCAGGCGGCGACTACGGCTTCGCCCCGGCTACCGGCAGGTGAGCTGGGGCCGGGCGATGGAGGGAGCCTGGGATGGGAAGCCAGGTGAGGTGGAGGCTCTGCCCTCGGACCGCAGAGGGGCTGACCAGGCCGCGGCCATCAGTAGGGGACATTCCGTTTTCTCCCCtctggctctcagtgcagagagaaaggggagggagGCGCACTCTACCTGGAGAGGGCGCTGTTGGCGGTTCCCT includes the following:
- the C14H6orf132 gene encoding uncharacterized protein C6orf132 homolog, with the translated sequence MKKSQTVQGTFSKLFGKKHNSPTATSLYATNPPWIFTQEASEEGTRHLDGIYYGDNRFDSVSESGTATLKARPRVRPLLTFLPLNAQENHGLAVPTPSVPEDFVDKGVTGTSSLVNGNLRLYSSVGDLRPGHYGQDPLIPPPPPGPAPGPPPDALQPRGESPPPPPPSMAPPPPPLLLEPPPLPSMAPPPPLVLGALSPPSTPTPPDFIPPAPPLAFLAPPPPPLPAPAPPALVSPHTGTRLFPPGGVTKWKSEVALSGRQPEPPRASPPRSPTEPDGCPLGPKPDSHLTFPRAFKVPPPTPVRTSSIPVQEGQGAPPEEEGAARKAPSRLPLPPSFHIRSASQVYPDKAPEPDHPGELRAAAPASPRLGQSQSWPNEQAETLPSPPPLPPPAPPLPPPAPPLPPAAPPLPSAEKAAPPPAGFMKSPKSSSPAPKPKPTPLSPEDTASSVPVDWRDPSQMEKLRSELAAYFCGSRREDRLVSHRPGPTVASQGKEGKKGPSLPEKEAPPSLPEKEIPPSVPEKSPRSLPEKATTSLTLPPVDYIPQDAPTPSVRQIRNELEARLSSSAEKEAKPSIGSLPPKPRLEGGRLFENRANNGRFSKPVAKNLSPLSTTPLPTTPLQSKAMPGPATPPKATPGPATPPKAMPGPATPPKATPGPATPPKATPRPATPPKAMPGPTTPGPATPPKATPGPATPPKAMPGPTTSGPATPPKATRGPATPPKAMPGPTTPGPATPPKATPGPTTPGPATPPKATPGPSTPGPATPPKATPGLSTPGPAIPLNATPGPATPGPATPPKSTPGPTTPALATPLKATPGPATLSKFTAGSATPGPATPPKAMAGPAIPSAVPTLPTTSCQLIAEKNLVPAGQWEKREPQECAVPSQPEADRRPSEASNPPTGGALSSPALPPKISPGQEEVTLPYKPHRGQNSPSREAAMVMPTMARGEAAGSGEPVGVKEPQGLPAKPPASAQPADELLRHPVTGEVVERGSPMALLLAARQRAQKGRSGGAALSRSSLPGSIRGHSSQPEANSDSIFSEGRPNSFTVVPKLPKEAEKDPQLAWSTQPTVPNQWKPQSRRDPEGTEPSHGHRWTKAEPQAPVAWERAAPSNLPQGRLLPKSFSSPPSPPSKREEEEKEFSFEVIPPPPEFSNDPEPPTPALQYLGRRGSPPRNNFSDLRQPLDAGPVASAPCGFSRFPADARYSGAGGPERSSGGGRSLIKKRLYVGESHCSPGLPRGGTGRSLSSPNCFGPQPGGPFRAPGGPEVRRVGSAGRAPPGGLHARKPCLEGAARGEAKYKGPGGDYGFAPATGRSPHNTPHYGSPINTFTVRPGTRHPISYAYSGAHWKAPS